One part of the Pseudoalteromonas piscicida genome encodes these proteins:
- a CDS encoding helix-hairpin-helix domain-containing protein: MVFSESEKNTLLALKGVGPTVIKRFEEIGICSLSELATYEVEEISERVASMLRTTCWKNSPQAKAAIQAAITKAREMN, encoded by the coding sequence ATGGTTTTCTCTGAAAGTGAAAAAAACACCTTACTGGCCCTCAAAGGAGTCGGCCCTACGGTGATAAAGCGTTTTGAAGAAATCGGTATTTGCAGTTTGAGCGAGCTTGCAACTTATGAAGTTGAAGAAATTTCTGAGCGGGTCGCTTCAATGTTGCGAACAACCTGTTGGAAAAACAGCCCACAGGCCAAAGCTGCCATTCAAGCTGCAATCACAAAGGCGCGTGAGATGAACTAG
- a CDS encoding DUF3224 domain-containing protein, which produces MQLTGVYEIINWQETTEKQFDDGAKLSKAVVSLSYDGEIEGSSEVYYQLHYTEEGDVEFNGFEAVIGCFSGQQGKVVLMHDGRFKHGKAHSNFTVVQSDVDAIAVGDKGSFESTEGKKANYQITHN; this is translated from the coding sequence ATGCAACTAACAGGTGTGTACGAAATTATCAATTGGCAAGAAACCACAGAAAAACAATTTGATGATGGTGCTAAACTCTCCAAAGCCGTGGTGAGCCTCAGTTATGACGGCGAAATTGAAGGCAGTAGCGAAGTTTATTATCAGCTTCACTATACCGAAGAAGGAGATGTTGAATTTAATGGCTTTGAAGCAGTAATCGGGTGCTTTTCTGGGCAACAAGGCAAAGTTGTATTGATGCACGACGGTCGTTTTAAGCACGGTAAAGCACATAGTAATTTTACGGTGGTACAGAGCGATGTTGACGCGATTGCGGTGGGTGACAAAGGGTCATTTGAGTCGACTGAGGGAAAAAAGGCAAACTACCAAATAACACATAACTGA
- a CDS encoding LysR family transcriptional regulator: MHWTLDQLEAFVTAVRLGSFSAAARHLGKAQSRVSTAIANLEADLGFALFDRSARLPMLNQAGLDLFKEAEAVLMQCQRLQSRANSLNSGEEVSLTVAMDEAVPIIAFESLFERLAQQFPLLKLAIINGSQDDIAQWVSAKRAEIGILFHQKPLPESLDFTSINSFKQILICSPHHPLAQHPAPSIEELNRHRQLVIRDRIGNTQSQAISTSHWHIDSYYYIMGLVIRGVGWALVPEHVVNTLWYMGELFELSTEHIPNPLVVEMGIVQRRDQSKGPIVQWLYNETANLF, translated from the coding sequence ATGCATTGGACACTCGATCAACTTGAAGCCTTTGTTACCGCCGTCAGGTTGGGGTCATTTTCAGCTGCAGCAAGACACTTGGGGAAGGCACAATCTCGGGTCAGCACCGCAATTGCCAATTTGGAAGCCGATCTAGGTTTTGCACTTTTTGACCGCTCCGCCAGACTGCCAATGTTAAATCAAGCTGGCCTCGATCTGTTTAAAGAAGCTGAAGCGGTGCTCATGCAGTGTCAGCGCCTGCAATCAAGAGCCAATTCTCTTAATAGTGGCGAAGAGGTGTCTCTCACTGTTGCCATGGATGAAGCAGTGCCCATCATCGCATTTGAATCATTGTTTGAACGATTAGCTCAGCAATTTCCGCTATTAAAATTAGCCATTATTAATGGTTCCCAAGACGACATTGCACAATGGGTGAGCGCAAAAAGGGCAGAAATAGGCATTTTATTTCACCAAAAACCATTGCCAGAATCGCTGGATTTCACTTCGATAAACAGCTTTAAACAAATCTTGATCTGCTCCCCTCACCACCCGCTGGCACAACATCCTGCCCCGAGCATTGAAGAACTAAATCGACATCGGCAGCTCGTAATACGCGACCGCATTGGTAATACTCAGTCACAAGCCATATCCACAAGTCACTGGCACATTGACAGTTACTATTACATCATGGGTTTAGTCATTAGAGGCGTTGGATGGGCATTAGTACCTGAACATGTTGTCAACACACTGTGGTATATGGGAGAACTGTTCGAGCTATCAACAGAGCATATCCCTAATCCTCTAGTCGTCGAAATGGGCATAGTGCAACGCAGAGATCAAAGTAAAGGCCCTATTGTGCAGTGGCTTTATAACGAAACAGCTAACTTATTCTGA
- a CDS encoding ABC transporter permease: MWFKLALTLFSRELRRGELTIILAAIALAVLTVFSLSSITERIRLNLEQKSADFIAADRRLSSNHDFDDRVLTTAREFGLNTAKQVYFDSMLFANDELILGALKAVTETYPLRGKLTLRDSLNGENYQVQAAPKKGNVWLSEGLFYSLSLKIGDVVEIGAGQFTVSKVLISEPDAPFFSLTGNKRVLINYDDIAVTKAIQPGSRVFYRLLFSGTEQQLGEYYTWLKPQLKSNQSWQGIKDRQSPLGENLARSESFLLLAGLFGIMLAAVAMAVSAKRYCERQYDPVAMMKTLGGSRKTIRRIYLLHLSLVTFFSVVVGLAIGYGLQSIGAAYLINFMDTALPEAGFRPWLLSIAVGVVCAMMFSLKPLLDLFDIPPLRVLRRNLGDTIAISRIHMALSVLTIFGLMWLFSRDIKITAILFGATLLLMAVLYVISRLLFSAGRKLGLSPGSSWSLAIATLQKRANANAVQLISFALAIKLMLFLVVLKNDMISDWQMQVPEDAPNAFFINIMEQEIQPMQSKLDESGIKHEHFYPVFLGRVNALNGEEFARRVSLQEGEEKDEDAREGVGRELNLTWLDELPAGNEVVDGEWFDDSDALQVSVAQGLAERVGIKVGDTLSFLINSQTIEAKVTSLRSVNWGSLKPNFVMIFNDKIAGQFPVTYFTAAKLEIADTKVISQFLKAYPTISMIDIQSQLKQAQSMISQVSLAISFVLSIVLISGSLVLISQVQASLAERMQEIVILRTLGAKGRLIKLATLYEFLLLGGLAGLVAAVVSDIALLVIQVQTFDVDGRLHPYIWLLGPATGATFVAVIGYFMVANTMKQNTQGLLHKLA; the protein is encoded by the coding sequence ATGTGGTTTAAGTTAGCACTTACTTTATTCTCTAGGGAATTAAGACGAGGCGAGCTCACCATCATCCTAGCTGCAATTGCGCTTGCAGTATTGACTGTGTTTAGCTTGTCTTCCATTACCGAGCGGATCCGTTTGAATCTAGAACAAAAATCCGCAGATTTTATCGCTGCTGACAGGCGGCTTTCGAGCAACCATGATTTCGACGACCGAGTATTGACCACAGCACGAGAGTTTGGCTTAAATACCGCCAAGCAAGTGTATTTTGACTCGATGTTATTTGCCAACGATGAGTTAATTCTTGGCGCGCTAAAAGCTGTGACAGAAACCTATCCACTTAGAGGTAAACTTACTTTAAGAGATAGCCTTAATGGCGAGAATTACCAAGTTCAAGCCGCCCCAAAAAAGGGCAATGTATGGCTCAGCGAAGGCTTGTTTTATTCCCTTAGTCTTAAAATTGGCGACGTGGTAGAAATAGGGGCAGGGCAGTTTACCGTGAGTAAGGTGCTTATTAGCGAGCCTGATGCCCCTTTCTTCTCGCTGACGGGGAACAAACGCGTCCTTATTAATTATGATGATATTGCGGTGACGAAAGCCATTCAACCCGGAAGCCGAGTATTTTATCGCCTACTATTTTCGGGCACAGAGCAGCAGCTGGGAGAGTACTACACTTGGCTCAAGCCGCAACTCAAGAGCAACCAATCTTGGCAGGGAATAAAAGACAGGCAATCACCTTTAGGTGAAAACTTAGCTCGTTCGGAGAGCTTTTTACTCCTTGCTGGATTGTTCGGTATCATGCTCGCTGCCGTAGCGATGGCGGTTTCTGCAAAGCGCTATTGTGAGCGCCAATATGATCCTGTCGCCATGATGAAAACTCTCGGTGGTAGTCGCAAAACCATCCGCCGTATTTATCTTTTACACCTTTCTTTAGTGACCTTTTTTTCCGTTGTAGTCGGTCTTGCTATCGGTTACGGGCTGCAAAGTATTGGGGCCGCTTACCTGATTAACTTTATGGATACAGCCCTGCCTGAAGCAGGCTTCAGGCCTTGGCTGTTGAGTATTGCTGTGGGTGTAGTGTGTGCAATGATGTTTTCATTAAAACCACTATTAGATTTATTTGATATCCCGCCGCTGCGCGTCCTAAGACGTAACCTCGGAGACACCATCGCGATTAGCCGAATTCATATGGCGCTCTCGGTATTAACTATTTTTGGATTAATGTGGCTATTTAGTCGCGATATTAAGATCACCGCGATTTTATTCGGCGCAACCTTGCTACTCATGGCCGTGCTATACGTGATCTCAAGACTGTTATTTTCAGCGGGCAGAAAACTGGGGTTGAGCCCTGGCTCAAGTTGGTCTCTTGCCATTGCCACACTGCAAAAACGTGCTAATGCAAATGCGGTACAGCTTATTAGCTTTGCTCTGGCTATCAAATTAATGTTGTTTTTAGTGGTACTGAAAAATGACATGATCTCAGATTGGCAGATGCAAGTTCCAGAAGACGCACCTAATGCGTTTTTTATCAATATCATGGAACAAGAAATTCAGCCAATGCAAAGCAAACTCGATGAAAGTGGCATCAAACATGAACATTTTTACCCCGTCTTTTTGGGCCGTGTCAATGCGCTAAATGGCGAAGAGTTTGCGCGCCGGGTCTCACTACAAGAAGGTGAAGAAAAAGACGAAGATGCACGAGAAGGGGTAGGGCGCGAGCTCAACCTTACCTGGCTAGATGAATTGCCAGCGGGCAATGAAGTAGTCGATGGCGAATGGTTCGATGATTCTGATGCGCTTCAAGTTTCCGTCGCTCAAGGGCTCGCCGAACGGGTAGGGATAAAAGTGGGGGACACGCTTAGCTTTCTAATCAATAGTCAAACAATTGAAGCCAAAGTAACGAGTTTACGTAGTGTCAATTGGGGCTCGCTGAAACCTAACTTTGTGATGATATTTAACGATAAAATCGCCGGCCAATTCCCAGTGACTTACTTTACTGCCGCCAAGCTTGAAATAGCAGACACTAAGGTTATTAGCCAGTTTTTGAAAGCGTATCCGACAATTAGCATGATCGACATTCAAAGCCAGCTCAAACAGGCGCAGTCGATGATTTCTCAAGTCTCACTGGCGATTAGCTTTGTACTTAGTATCGTGCTTATCAGCGGTTCTTTGGTGCTCATTTCTCAGGTTCAGGCAAGCCTTGCCGAACGTATGCAAGAAATCGTTATCTTGCGCACTCTCGGTGCCAAAGGTCGTTTGATAAAACTCGCCACGCTTTATGAGTTTTTATTACTTGGCGGATTAGCAGGGCTGGTAGCTGCCGTGGTCAGTGACATTGCACTGTTGGTGATCCAAGTCCAAACATTCGATGTGGATGGCCGCTTGCACCCCTATATTTGGCTATTAGGGCCTGCAACTGGCGCAACGTTCGTCGCTGTAATTGGTTACTTTATGGTGGCGAATACCATGAAACAAAACACACAAGGACTACTACACAAACTCGCATAA
- a CDS encoding GNAT family N-acetyltransferase, which translates to MFKLRPFQANDVDNMVVILNDPDVVRYLSTKIPQPYTEQDAMWWVNEGSKHGYVRAICDGQQLIGCIGITPGEFEYQRSGEIGYWLAKSHWRKGITHKAILHITSEVFNATSIERVFAAVFDDNRASMKLLEKSGFEQEAVLKRAIFKNERFYNNHIFALLKP; encoded by the coding sequence ATGTTCAAGCTAAGACCGTTCCAAGCCAATGATGTTGACAACATGGTCGTGATTTTGAACGATCCCGATGTCGTTCGGTATTTATCAACAAAAATTCCGCAACCTTACACTGAGCAAGATGCTATGTGGTGGGTAAATGAAGGCAGTAAACACGGATATGTCCGAGCGATTTGCGATGGTCAGCAGCTTATCGGCTGTATAGGTATTACCCCTGGCGAGTTTGAATATCAGCGCTCTGGTGAAATAGGCTATTGGCTCGCAAAAAGCCATTGGCGTAAAGGGATTACTCATAAAGCCATTTTACACATTACCTCAGAGGTATTTAACGCGACCAGTATTGAACGGGTCTTTGCCGCCGTATTTGACGACAATCGTGCATCAATGAAGCTACTAGAGAAGTCAGGTTTTGAGCAAGAGGCGGTGTTAAAACGCGCTATATTCAAAAATGAGCGTTTCTACAACAATCACATTTTTGCCTTATTAAAGCCTTAA
- a CDS encoding DeoR/GlpR family DNA-binding transcription regulator yields the protein MLLAERHQFILDQLNLQGRITSVSLAQTLDVSEDTIRRDLNKLAELKLLRRVHGGALALQDNTPDYIERLDKPDTSKIRYIEPALAMLVPGQTIVIDSGETCRYLAQHLPKNMPLTVVTGCPLIAKELAYHSLVDVIVLDGPMFKPAMRVVGMTAIEMVKRIRFDIVFMGICSFHIHHGFSASYVEEAEILSATIRQSDHTVIMGPSHKLDKVATYQIVTANEIDTIITDEEINPSLKKQIESLEIALTLV from the coding sequence ATGCTATTGGCAGAACGTCATCAATTCATTCTCGATCAGCTTAATTTACAAGGGCGGATCACCTCAGTGTCCTTGGCGCAAACACTTGATGTGAGCGAAGATACAATCCGTCGGGATTTAAACAAACTGGCTGAGCTTAAGCTCCTGCGGCGTGTTCATGGTGGCGCTTTAGCGCTGCAGGATAATACTCCTGACTATATCGAGCGTTTAGATAAGCCCGATACCAGTAAAATTCGTTATATTGAACCTGCTTTGGCGATGCTCGTGCCTGGACAAACGATAGTGATTGATTCTGGCGAGACGTGCCGTTATTTGGCTCAGCACTTACCTAAAAATATGCCGCTGACGGTAGTTACTGGTTGTCCACTGATCGCCAAAGAGCTGGCCTACCATTCATTAGTGGATGTGATTGTGTTAGACGGCCCTATGTTTAAACCTGCAATGCGGGTGGTAGGCATGACGGCGATCGAAATGGTGAAACGGATCCGTTTTGATATTGTTTTTATGGGGATTTGCTCGTTCCATATTCACCACGGTTTTAGTGCAAGCTATGTCGAAGAAGCGGAGATCCTCTCTGCGACTATTCGTCAAAGCGATCACACTGTGATTATGGGACCGAGTCATAAACTAGATAAAGTCGCTACTTATCAGATTGTTACAGCTAACGAAATTGACACAATTATTACCGATGAAGAAATTAATCCAAGCTTAAAAAAGCAGATTGAGTCGCTAGAGATAGCGCTGACTTTGGTCTAG
- a CDS encoding nuclear transport factor 2 family protein has protein sequence MDKNTLIELVTEYFKKIDAGDSSYLDLFHDEVIFFFPKFGDAVGKQALLEFGDKIGSSLNSIWHDIAHFNFIVSGKTVVVEGREGGVMRNGTHWPDNQISSGRFCSVFEFSDSLITRMHIYVDPDFSSQDSDRISILSR, from the coding sequence ATGGATAAAAATACCTTAATTGAATTGGTGACTGAGTACTTTAAAAAGATTGATGCTGGAGATTCAAGCTATTTAGACTTATTTCATGATGAAGTGATTTTCTTTTTTCCAAAGTTTGGTGACGCTGTTGGTAAGCAAGCATTACTTGAGTTTGGCGATAAAATTGGTAGCTCACTCAACAGTATTTGGCACGATATTGCGCATTTTAATTTCATTGTGTCTGGAAAAACTGTTGTTGTTGAAGGGCGCGAAGGCGGTGTGATGCGTAATGGTACGCACTGGCCTGATAATCAAATTTCATCTGGCCGTTTTTGTAGTGTGTTCGAATTCTCTGATAGCTTGATCACAAGAATGCATATTTATGTTGATCCAGACTTCTCAAGCCAAGATAGTGATAGAATTTCAATATTATCGCGCTAA
- a CDS encoding MATE family efflux transporter: MLLDSASKTPTKDANVTRTFWRYTIPAVVAMVVNGLYQIVDGIFIGYYLGAQGLAAVNLAWPIIGIIIGFGVLIGMGSGSLLSIYCGAGDNTGVQQLMSTSFWLIAILTVVAMTVLILFGPGLLELQGASGELLHSSLAYLQVLNWGAGVTIAAGALPLLLRNSGKPEIATALLIVGALSNIVLDYFMIVKMQWQLPGAALATLISQGIVALTALYFLLTPSEVNKPKGAFNQPLALEILKQGAAGLVMFLYFGFIVALHNKQLLIFASEVEVAAFAVVGYLGVIYYFIAEGVANGVQPPISYYYGAGLYQRIHTIFKLALKVSLGVGVMMITMFYLFPEDVLGLFSEDFALLNAAERGLQLHLSTLFLDGFIFLTSMYFVAVGKGGKALAISLGNMLVQLPFLYLLPFWLGVDGVWLAVPISNITLTVIIIPLLWRDLCQLKHADMEATSEDKQCA, translated from the coding sequence ATGCTGTTAGATTCAGCGAGCAAAACTCCCACAAAAGACGCTAACGTTACCCGCACTTTTTGGCGTTATACCATTCCTGCCGTTGTCGCAATGGTGGTCAACGGATTGTACCAAATCGTCGATGGTATTTTTATTGGTTACTACCTTGGTGCTCAGGGGTTGGCTGCTGTAAACCTTGCTTGGCCCATTATAGGGATCATTATTGGTTTTGGCGTTTTAATCGGGATGGGATCTGGCAGTTTGTTGTCGATTTATTGTGGCGCTGGCGACAATACAGGTGTGCAGCAGCTGATGAGCACCAGCTTTTGGCTCATCGCTATCTTGACTGTGGTTGCAATGACTGTCCTTATATTATTCGGACCGGGTTTGCTCGAGCTTCAAGGTGCATCGGGTGAGCTTTTACATTCCAGTTTGGCCTACTTACAGGTATTAAATTGGGGCGCTGGGGTTACCATTGCGGCAGGTGCGTTGCCGTTACTACTAAGAAACAGCGGTAAGCCAGAAATAGCAACGGCTTTACTGATTGTAGGGGCGCTCAGCAATATAGTGCTCGATTATTTTATGATTGTGAAAATGCAATGGCAGCTGCCCGGTGCTGCACTTGCTACGCTGATTTCACAAGGGATAGTCGCACTTACAGCGCTCTACTTTTTGCTCACACCTAGTGAAGTAAATAAACCCAAAGGTGCGTTTAATCAGCCTCTAGCTCTGGAAATACTAAAACAAGGCGCTGCAGGATTGGTGATGTTTTTGTATTTTGGCTTTATCGTTGCGTTACATAACAAGCAGTTGCTGATATTTGCCAGTGAAGTTGAGGTGGCGGCCTTCGCTGTGGTTGGTTACCTTGGCGTTATTTACTATTTTATCGCAGAAGGCGTAGCGAATGGTGTCCAGCCGCCTATCAGTTATTATTATGGAGCAGGCCTTTACCAGCGCATTCACACTATATTTAAGCTGGCGCTCAAAGTGAGCTTGGGTGTTGGTGTGATGATGATAACTATGTTTTATCTGTTTCCGGAGGATGTACTTGGGCTCTTCAGTGAGGATTTTGCTTTGCTCAACGCGGCCGAGCGTGGTTTGCAGCTGCATCTATCCACGTTATTTTTGGATGGCTTTATATTTCTTACCTCAATGTACTTTGTTGCGGTAGGCAAAGGCGGTAAAGCGTTGGCTATTTCGCTTGGAAACATGTTGGTGCAATTGCCGTTTTTATATTTATTGCCCTTCTGGCTTGGTGTCGATGGGGTGTGGCTTGCGGTACCTATCTCAAACATCACGTTAACCGTTATTATCATCCCTCTGCTTTGGCGTGACTTATGTCAGTTAAAGCATGCAGATATGGAAGCTACGTCAGAAGATAAGCAGTGCGCTTAG
- a CDS encoding helix-turn-helix domain-containing protein — translation MKSNLSPINGVLHQQQSAPNYQLRRYFPCTELKDLVEQFWFVDWCLPDNKTHTQRNLPDPNFHLLQSTDEIKIIGPVSKVYDYTMHGKGQILGIKFRVGALVAQFNITPLACVDKTFSLEHLCDVPSSSLISSLTAASDDAERVKVLSQFLMSFTLPQSTGAAMAEYILNTLQDHSDIFTVEQLAKHCDMPIRKIQRLCQHYIGFSPKWLIRKYRLHQALALLESNVTTMADIVAQLDYTDQSHLIRDFKEIIGTTPIRYLKRP, via the coding sequence ATGAAATCTAACCTTAGCCCAATCAACGGCGTACTTCACCAACAGCAAAGCGCGCCAAACTACCAGCTTAGACGGTATTTCCCATGCACAGAGTTAAAAGATCTTGTCGAGCAATTTTGGTTTGTCGACTGGTGTTTGCCGGATAATAAAACCCATACACAAAGAAACTTACCAGATCCCAACTTTCATTTGCTGCAAAGTACCGATGAAATAAAAATTATTGGCCCTGTAAGCAAAGTATACGATTACACAATGCATGGAAAAGGGCAGATCTTGGGAATTAAATTTAGGGTAGGTGCCCTAGTAGCGCAATTTAATATCACCCCTTTGGCATGTGTCGATAAAACCTTTTCTTTGGAGCATCTTTGCGATGTGCCATCGAGTTCGCTTATTTCTTCATTAACGGCGGCAAGTGATGATGCAGAGCGGGTAAAAGTGCTATCACAATTTTTAATGTCGTTTACACTCCCTCAAAGCACTGGTGCTGCTATGGCTGAATATATTCTCAACACCTTGCAAGATCACAGCGATATTTTTACGGTTGAGCAACTTGCTAAACACTGCGACATGCCAATACGAAAAATACAAAGGCTTTGCCAACACTACATAGGTTTTAGTCCTAAATGGCTAATTCGAAAGTATCGCCTGCACCAAGCACTTGCACTGCTGGAATCCAATGTGACTACGATGGCAGATATTGTTGCTCAGTTGGACTATACCGATCAGTCCCACCTTATAAGAGATTTTAAAGAAATAATCGGCACCACTCCCATTCGTTATCTCAAGCGTCCCTAA
- a CDS encoding TetR/AcrR family transcriptional regulator, which produces MSVKDKKRGRPLAEGEALSQERIIQAAKLQMKESRKVPSIRALASSLNVDAMAIYHYFKNKQALLEALTCSLVDEIYEPSCDEPWQTELQKLSASYLQLLDDYPGLLTVLLSMDSVGPAQVFQTRFEEVTQTLELQGQAQQDAICLLVDYLHGFALAMECNPDREALNVSMTSGAIALMCKAIEA; this is translated from the coding sequence ATGAGTGTCAAGGATAAGAAGCGTGGCCGACCGTTAGCGGAAGGTGAAGCACTAAGTCAGGAGCGGATCATACAAGCAGCCAAATTGCAGATGAAGGAAAGTAGAAAAGTACCTAGTATTCGAGCGTTGGCGAGCAGCCTAAATGTCGATGCGATGGCAATTTATCATTACTTTAAAAACAAACAGGCTTTGCTCGAAGCTTTGACCTGCTCTTTAGTCGATGAAATCTATGAACCTAGCTGCGATGAACCGTGGCAAACAGAACTACAAAAGCTCAGTGCAAGTTATTTACAGCTACTCGATGACTATCCAGGGTTGTTAACTGTGCTGCTGTCAATGGACTCAGTAGGTCCAGCTCAAGTATTTCAAACTCGATTTGAAGAAGTGACTCAAACGCTTGAATTACAAGGGCAGGCACAACAAGATGCGATTTGCTTACTGGTTGATTATCTACATGGTTTTGCACTCGCTATGGAGTGTAACCCAGATAGAGAAGCGTTAAATGTCTCGATGACAAGCGGTGCAATTGCACTAATGTGTAAAGCGATTGAGGCTTAA
- a CDS encoding HAD-IA family hydrolase, with translation MALNSLNLNHYQGLIFDMDGTLVDSEVAVRQAVAPWCEKHHVDLEMVLTMGRGARFKDFIEQFTPHLDCQHEVELLEQAEADLAHTVTAIPGAKSFLSEIKAQQRKWAIATSANRHNAIARLTTAGLPIPKILITADDVGQGKPHPEPFLLVAKRLGVAASKCLAFEDSDQGVRSALSAGCDVVVVNRFCTIHHDHIVARINHYQDIYLSEEVSE, from the coding sequence ATGGCACTTAATTCACTCAACCTGAACCATTATCAGGGATTGATATTCGATATGGATGGTACACTTGTTGATTCTGAAGTTGCAGTACGACAGGCCGTCGCGCCTTGGTGTGAGAAACATCATGTCGATTTAGAAATGGTATTAACTATGGGCAGAGGTGCACGTTTCAAAGACTTTATAGAACAATTTACTCCGCATTTAGATTGCCAGCATGAAGTCGAGCTGTTGGAACAAGCAGAAGCCGACCTTGCCCATACCGTAACTGCCATTCCTGGAGCTAAATCGTTTTTAAGCGAAATAAAAGCACAGCAACGCAAATGGGCCATTGCAACTTCTGCAAATCGCCACAATGCAATTGCACGACTCACCACAGCAGGTTTACCTATTCCTAAAATATTAATTACCGCAGATGATGTTGGGCAAGGTAAGCCTCACCCTGAGCCATTTTTATTGGTGGCCAAACGATTGGGAGTGGCAGCCTCTAAATGTCTTGCATTTGAAGACTCAGATCAAGGGGTAAGATCCGCACTTAGCGCAGGCTGTGACGTAGTCGTGGTTAACCGTTTTTGCACAATTCACCACGACCATATTGTTGCCCGTATCAATCACTATCAGGATATCTACTTATCAGAGGAAGTAAGCGAATGA
- a CDS encoding dihydrofolate reductase family protein produces the protein MANIVYIGASLDGFIADKNNCLDWLHDLPNPEGSDLGFADFMARVDAIIMGRNTFETIQGFDCEWPYNKPVFVLSNTLKEVPKVFSDKVSLVRGELTDIAEQLAQQGFKNLYIDGGKTIQSFLQQDLIDELIITTIPTILGSGTPLFGELNEPLKFRHVNAVRYLDCVVKNYYVRQR, from the coding sequence ATGGCAAACATCGTCTATATCGGGGCAAGCCTAGACGGCTTTATCGCCGATAAAAACAACTGCTTAGACTGGCTACACGATTTACCCAACCCTGAAGGTTCAGACTTGGGGTTCGCCGATTTTATGGCCCGCGTAGATGCCATCATCATGGGACGTAATACCTTTGAGACAATCCAAGGATTTGATTGCGAATGGCCATACAATAAACCTGTTTTTGTATTAAGTAATACGCTTAAAGAAGTACCAAAAGTTTTTTCAGATAAGGTATCGCTTGTGCGAGGTGAACTGACAGATATCGCCGAACAACTGGCTCAGCAGGGCTTTAAAAACCTTTACATTGATGGCGGAAAAACCATACAAAGCTTTCTTCAACAAGATCTCATTGATGAGCTAATTATCACGACCATTCCAACTATTTTAGGTAGTGGAACACCTTTATTCGGAGAATTAAACGAACCGCTTAAATTTAGACATGTGAATGCTGTGAGATATTTAGATTGCGTGGTAAAAAATTACTACGTACGCCAAAGATAA
- a CDS encoding HAD family hydrolase, whose product MDRIPVKGIIFDLDGTLVTSELDFSLIRAQIGCPVGQDLLSFISGLPSPYMREEAMNIVHQHELCDAQHCEVIPGVKESIAHLSRMGVPLAVVTRNFAKAARLKLKTAGLPIPLILTRDDAPAKPDPAALLQVAQTWQVPPYQCVYVGDYLYDIEAAHNANMPSCLFAPNDKPHYAEQADVVISHFAELVDALYTLDMRRHRYLA is encoded by the coding sequence ATGGATAGGATACCGGTTAAAGGCATCATTTTTGACCTAGATGGCACACTAGTGACATCTGAACTCGATTTCTCACTTATTCGGGCACAAATTGGCTGTCCGGTAGGGCAAGACTTACTCAGTTTTATCAGTGGATTGCCTTCACCTTATATGCGTGAAGAGGCCATGAACATCGTCCACCAACATGAATTATGTGACGCACAGCACTGTGAAGTTATTCCTGGGGTTAAGGAGTCTATTGCGCACCTTTCGAGAATGGGTGTCCCGCTTGCCGTTGTGACCAGAAACTTTGCAAAAGCGGCGCGACTGAAGCTTAAAACAGCGGGATTGCCAATCCCATTGATTTTAACGAGGGACGACGCGCCAGCCAAACCAGACCCAGCCGCACTGCTGCAAGTTGCTCAGACCTGGCAAGTGCCACCTTATCAATGCGTTTATGTTGGCGATTACCTCTACGATATAGAGGCGGCACATAACGCCAATATGCCATCATGCTTGTTTGCCCCCAATGACAAACCTCACTACGCAGAGCAAGCAGATGTCGTCATTAGTCACTTTGCTGAGTTAGTTGATGCGCTGTACACGCTAGACATGAGAAGACACCGCTACTTAGCCTAG